A single window of Usitatibacter rugosus DNA harbors:
- a CDS encoding ATP-binding cassette domain-containing protein, producing MIRVENLSKRFAEIEAVKGVTFEAPDGRITGLLGPNGAGKTTTLRMISTLVQPTTGRAMVDGVETGTDPLGVRAKLGLLSDARGLYMRLTARENIAYYGRLRGMTSPAIASSIAKLAQWLDMEALLDRRTDGFSQGERMKVAIARALVHDPRNVVLDEPTNGLDVMTTRSLREVVRRLREEGKCVLFSSHVMQEVSALCDEIVILAHGAVVAVGPPEAIREASGCTSLEDAFVKLAGAEAAEA from the coding sequence GTGATCCGTGTCGAGAACCTCTCGAAGCGCTTCGCCGAGATCGAGGCGGTGAAGGGCGTCACCTTCGAGGCGCCCGACGGGCGCATCACGGGGCTCCTGGGTCCGAACGGCGCGGGCAAGACCACGACGCTGCGCATGATCTCCACGCTGGTGCAGCCGACGACGGGCCGCGCGATGGTCGATGGCGTCGAGACCGGAACCGATCCGCTCGGAGTGCGCGCCAAGCTGGGACTCCTCTCGGATGCGCGCGGCCTCTACATGCGCCTCACCGCGCGCGAGAATATCGCGTACTACGGGCGGCTTCGCGGCATGACGTCGCCGGCGATCGCGAGCTCGATCGCGAAGCTCGCGCAGTGGCTCGACATGGAAGCGCTGCTCGACCGTCGCACCGACGGCTTCTCCCAGGGCGAGCGGATGAAGGTGGCCATCGCGCGCGCACTCGTCCATGACCCGCGCAACGTCGTCCTCGACGAGCCGACCAACGGGCTGGACGTGATGACGACGCGGTCGCTGCGCGAGGTGGTGCGGCGGCTGCGTGAAGAAGGAAAGTGCGTCCTCTTCTCCAGTCACGTCATGCAGGAGGTCTCGGCGCTGTGCGACGAGATCGTGATCCTTGCCCACGGAGCGGTGGTAGCCGTTGGCCCGCCCGAGGCGATCCGCGAAGCCAGCGGATGCACCAGCCTCGAAGACGCGTTCGTGAAGCTCGCCGGCGCCGAGGCGGCCGAGGCATGA
- a CDS encoding ABC transporter permease codes for MNRTLVVYAKELRDAVRDRRTLLMIVFVSIVTGPLSMLLMAQFVSSLDKKTEARKVRMVGEEFAPPLVNYLKRVDVEIEKAPADYEARVKEGSLDAVIVIRPDFYERFLAGDDSPVELVYDDSRAESQPSIAQAERLLRGFNRETGTLRLIARGVSPNLIETVKVEHVNTATARQKGAFLFFVIPLFAILAPILGSLSMSIDATAGERERGSLEPLLGNPVPAREIVLGKWLAAWTAGSTVALLTLASFVFAATLLTGKKLATLLQFGWPELAIFMAFVIPLAGATAAFLMLVATYGRSFREAQTYTSYFVSLVSFVPVAAMFAGLKDSTWQLAVPVLGQQMIFTRVLRGEAIAPLDWLLTAGVALLAAGLCVAAISTLMSRERIVFGRS; via the coding sequence ATGAACCGCACGCTCGTGGTCTACGCGAAGGAGCTGCGCGACGCGGTGCGCGACCGCAGGACGCTGCTGATGATCGTGTTCGTCTCGATCGTCACCGGCCCGCTGTCGATGCTGCTGATGGCGCAGTTCGTCTCCAGCCTCGACAAGAAGACCGAAGCCCGCAAGGTGCGCATGGTGGGGGAGGAGTTCGCCCCCCCGCTTGTCAACTACCTGAAGCGCGTGGACGTTGAAATCGAAAAGGCGCCTGCGGACTACGAGGCGCGCGTGAAGGAAGGCAGCCTCGATGCGGTCATCGTTATCCGGCCGGATTTCTACGAACGTTTCCTCGCGGGCGACGACAGCCCCGTCGAGCTCGTCTACGACGACTCGCGCGCCGAATCCCAGCCCTCCATCGCCCAGGCCGAAAGGCTCCTTCGAGGCTTCAACCGCGAAACGGGCACGCTCCGGCTCATCGCGCGGGGGGTAAGCCCCAATCTCATCGAGACGGTGAAGGTGGAGCACGTCAACACCGCCACCGCGAGGCAGAAAGGTGCGTTCCTGTTCTTCGTGATCCCGCTCTTCGCCATCCTGGCGCCGATCCTGGGCTCGCTCTCCATGTCGATCGACGCCACGGCCGGCGAGCGCGAGCGCGGGTCGCTGGAGCCGCTGCTCGGCAACCCGGTGCCCGCGCGCGAGATCGTGCTGGGCAAATGGCTCGCGGCCTGGACCGCGGGCTCCACCGTGGCGCTGCTCACGCTCGCGAGCTTCGTGTTCGCCGCGACGCTGCTCACCGGCAAGAAGCTCGCGACGCTCCTCCAGTTCGGCTGGCCCGAGCTCGCCATCTTCATGGCCTTCGTGATTCCGCTCGCGGGAGCCACCGCGGCCTTCCTCATGCTCGTGGCCACCTACGGCCGCTCGTTCCGCGAGGCGCAGACGTACACCAGCTACTTCGTGAGCCTGGTGTCCTTCGTGCCCGTGGCGGCGATGTTCGCCGGCCTCAAGGATTCCACGTGGCAGCTCGCCGTTCCCGTCCTCGGCCAGCAGATGATCTTCACGCGCGTGCTGCGCGGGGAAGCCATCGCGCCGCTGGACTGGCTGCTCACCGCGGGCGTGGCCCTGCTGGCGGCCGGGCTCTGCGTCGCGGCCATCTCCACGTTGATGTCGCGGGAGCGCATCGTCTTCGGGCGCTCGTGA
- a CDS encoding ATP-dependent DNA helicase, with protein sequence MSTPIAIERYFGPGGELERSVPGFRQRPQQVEFARAVLQAIEQRGVLIAEAGTGTGKTFAYLVPALLAGQKVIVSTGTRTLQDQLFHRDLPKVRAALGVPVDLALLKGRANYVCIHHLGIAAEEGQFGSRDEAAHIHRIKRFAKSTMTGDKSECLDVPETSGAWVRATSTRENCLGSGCGDYKECFVMKARKRASEADVVVVNHHLFFADVVLRDEGMADLLPNADTVVFDEAHHLPDLARLFFGEALATAQAVELARDAKIAAAAHAKESPALQDAATAVDRAAKDVRISLGKVAGRTPLASLRNRADFDKSLDALGEKLSELAVGLKAQEERAEELKNARIRAETFRGRILEWREADGREREESAPDAVRWIEAYANSAVLYITPLDVGAIFRAQVEGSKRAWIFTSATLSVGGDFSHYQAEMGLGQAESASWPSPFDYEAQALLYSPENMPDPNSEGYTDAVIEAAWPVVRASGGHAFLLFTSLRAMERGCDRLKAKLEQEGLEWPVLLQGSAAKNELLERFRISPNAILVGSQSFWEGVDVKGEQLSVVVIDRLPFNPPDDPVLAACIDRINRSGGNAFMDYQVPRAVISLKQGAGRLIRDESDRGVLMICDPRLTGKPYGRRIWRALPPFKRTRAIADVEAFFSSGSGAAGTAAG encoded by the coding sequence GTGAGCACGCCGATCGCGATCGAGCGTTACTTCGGGCCCGGCGGCGAGCTCGAGCGCAGCGTCCCGGGCTTTCGCCAGCGTCCCCAGCAAGTGGAGTTCGCTCGCGCGGTGCTGCAGGCCATCGAACAGCGCGGCGTCCTCATCGCCGAGGCGGGCACGGGCACCGGCAAGACCTTCGCCTACCTCGTCCCCGCATTGCTCGCCGGGCAGAAGGTGATCGTCTCCACCGGCACGCGCACGCTCCAGGACCAGCTCTTCCACCGCGATCTCCCGAAAGTCCGTGCCGCGCTGGGCGTGCCGGTGGACCTGGCCCTGCTCAAGGGCCGCGCCAACTACGTGTGCATCCATCACCTCGGCATCGCGGCGGAGGAGGGCCAGTTCGGCTCGCGCGATGAAGCGGCGCACATCCACCGCATCAAGCGCTTCGCCAAGTCCACGATGACGGGCGACAAGTCGGAATGCCTCGATGTCCCCGAGACCTCGGGCGCCTGGGTCCGCGCGACCTCCACGCGCGAGAACTGCCTCGGCTCGGGCTGCGGCGATTACAAGGAATGCTTCGTGATGAAGGCCCGCAAGCGCGCCAGCGAGGCCGACGTCGTCGTCGTGAACCACCACTTGTTCTTCGCGGACGTGGTGCTGCGCGACGAAGGCATGGCCGACCTGCTGCCGAACGCGGACACGGTCGTGTTCGACGAGGCGCACCACCTCCCGGATCTCGCGCGCCTCTTCTTCGGCGAAGCGCTCGCCACCGCGCAGGCGGTCGAGCTCGCGCGCGACGCGAAGATCGCCGCCGCCGCGCACGCGAAGGAATCCCCCGCGCTCCAGGATGCGGCCACGGCCGTCGACCGCGCGGCAAAGGACGTGCGCATCTCGCTCGGCAAAGTGGCCGGGCGCACGCCGCTCGCGTCGCTGCGTAACCGCGCCGACTTCGACAAATCGCTCGATGCGCTGGGCGAGAAGCTCTCGGAGCTGGCCGTTGGCTTGAAGGCGCAGGAAGAGCGGGCCGAGGAGCTCAAGAACGCGCGCATCCGCGCCGAGACCTTCCGCGGCCGCATCCTCGAGTGGCGCGAGGCCGATGGCCGCGAGCGCGAGGAATCCGCGCCGGACGCCGTGCGCTGGATCGAGGCCTACGCCAACTCCGCCGTCCTCTACATCACGCCGCTCGACGTGGGCGCGATCTTCCGCGCGCAGGTGGAAGGCTCCAAGCGCGCGTGGATCTTCACCTCCGCCACGCTCTCCGTCGGCGGCGATTTCTCGCACTACCAGGCCGAGATGGGGCTCGGGCAGGCCGAGAGTGCCAGCTGGCCCAGCCCGTTCGACTACGAAGCGCAAGCGCTGCTCTACTCGCCGGAGAACATGCCCGACCCGAACTCGGAGGGTTACACCGATGCGGTGATCGAAGCGGCCTGGCCGGTGGTGCGCGCGAGCGGCGGCCATGCCTTCCTGCTCTTCACCAGCTTGCGCGCCATGGAGCGCGGCTGCGACCGGCTGAAGGCGAAGCTCGAGCAGGAGGGGCTGGAGTGGCCGGTGCTGCTGCAGGGCAGTGCCGCGAAGAACGAGCTCCTGGAGCGCTTCCGCATCTCGCCCAACGCCATCCTCGTGGGCTCGCAATCGTTCTGGGAGGGCGTGGACGTGAAGGGCGAGCAGCTCTCGGTCGTGGTGATCGACCGCCTGCCGTTCAACCCGCCGGATGATCCGGTGCTCGCCGCGTGCATCGACCGCATCAACCGCTCGGGCGGCAACGCGTTCATGGACTACCAGGTACCGAGGGCGGTGATCTCGCTCAAGCAGGGAGCGGGGCGGTTGATCCGCGACGAATCGGACCGCGGCGTGCTGATGATCTGCGATCCCCGCCTGACGGGGAAGCCCTACGGCCGGCGCATCTGGCGCGCATTGCCGCCGTTCAAGCGGACGCGCGCCATTGCGGACGTCGAGGCGTTCTTCAGTTCCGGTTCTGGGGCTGCTGGTACTGCGGCTGGATGA
- a CDS encoding glycosyltransferase produces MARVVLTTWGSYGDLFPIVGLALELKRRGHDATVATCAFYGELVTGLGLGFHPVPPDIDPSDRQMFEWLLDARRGPDRLLRGLLAPAIEESYAATEAAARGADLIVSHPVTFAAPLVARKLGIPFVSTVLAPILFFSRYDFPVLPGIPGAVFLKERGPFVCGILRSLVRAISRHGMAPVDRLRDRLGLPDAGHPLFEGQFSPLGTLALFPTVLAEPQPDWPVNVVRTGFVSYNGPDPMPQPLLDFLDAGPPPVTFTLGTSAVGAPGDFFREAAAACVEVGCRGVLLVGRLPGNERPPAPAEGVMAIDYAPHAALFPRSAVIVHQAGMGTTSQALRAGKPQLIVPHAHDQPDNAYRVNQMGVARVCSPTRFRSARVASHLRDLLAEGPHRIRAEALARTVKMDRGAEAAVDKLEEVLRNRKETP; encoded by the coding sequence ATGGCGCGCGTCGTCCTCACGACGTGGGGTTCCTACGGGGACCTCTTCCCCATCGTGGGCCTGGCCCTCGAGCTGAAGCGCCGCGGCCACGATGCCACCGTCGCCACCTGCGCGTTCTACGGCGAGCTCGTCACGGGCCTCGGGCTCGGCTTCCATCCCGTTCCGCCGGACATCGACCCCAGCGACCGGCAGATGTTCGAGTGGCTGCTGGATGCGCGCCGCGGCCCCGACCGCTTGCTGCGCGGGCTCCTGGCGCCGGCGATCGAGGAGAGCTACGCGGCGACGGAAGCCGCGGCGCGAGGAGCCGATCTCATCGTCTCGCATCCCGTCACGTTCGCCGCGCCGCTCGTCGCGCGGAAGCTCGGCATTCCGTTCGTGTCGACGGTGCTCGCCCCGATCTTGTTCTTCTCGCGCTACGACTTCCCGGTGTTGCCCGGCATTCCCGGAGCCGTCTTCCTGAAGGAGCGCGGGCCTTTCGTCTGCGGCATCCTGCGCTCGCTGGTGCGCGCGATCTCTCGGCATGGCATGGCGCCCGTCGACCGGTTGCGCGATCGGCTCGGATTGCCCGACGCGGGCCATCCATTGTTCGAAGGGCAGTTCTCGCCGCTGGGCACGCTCGCGCTCTTTCCGACGGTGCTCGCCGAGCCGCAACCGGACTGGCCCGTGAATGTCGTGCGCACCGGGTTCGTGTCCTACAACGGTCCGGACCCGATGCCGCAGCCGCTGCTGGATTTCCTCGACGCGGGACCGCCGCCGGTCACGTTCACCCTGGGCACGTCCGCCGTCGGAGCTCCCGGGGATTTCTTCCGCGAAGCGGCCGCCGCGTGCGTCGAAGTGGGCTGCCGGGGTGTTTTGCTTGTAGGACGCCTGCCGGGGAACGAACGGCCGCCCGCGCCGGCCGAAGGAGTGATGGCCATCGACTACGCACCGCATGCCGCGCTCTTCCCGCGATCGGCCGTGATCGTCCACCAGGCGGGCATGGGCACCACGAGCCAGGCGCTACGCGCGGGCAAGCCCCAGTTGATCGTGCCGCATGCCCACGACCAGCCGGACAACGCGTATCGTGTCAACCAGATGGGTGTGGCGCGCGTTTGCTCGCCAACACGCTTTCGATCGGCGCGGGTGGCGTCGCACCTGCGCGATCTGCTCGCCGAGGGACCCCACCGCATCCGTGCCGAGGCCCTCGCCCGTACAGTGAAGATGGACCGCGGTGCCGAAGCCGCGGTCGACAAACTCGAGGAAGTCCTTCGCAACCGGAAGGAGACACCATGA
- a CDS encoding cation diffusion facilitator family transporter, which produces MAGGANPVKAILYALGANFAIAISKYFAAFVTNSGSMLAEAVHSTADCGNQLLLLLGLKLSKRPPTSDYPLGYGKETYFWSFIVALMLFSVGGLFSAYEGWHKLHEPEPLGYPMLALGVLLFGIVAEGFSMWGCIKEVNKLRGEDSLWRWFRTSRNSELVVIFGEDLAALLGLVLAFCAVLATWVTGDPMWDALGGIAIGVLLIVVAILVGIEVKQMLVGQGVDDRIKKEMIDFVSSQPQVDRVLNFLSMQMGPEAMVALKVKMKPAGTDTALIDNVNAVEAKFRERFPDVAFLFMEPDHHD; this is translated from the coding sequence ATGGCGGGCGGTGCAAATCCGGTCAAGGCGATCCTGTACGCGCTCGGCGCGAACTTTGCGATCGCCATCTCGAAGTACTTCGCGGCCTTCGTCACCAACTCGGGCTCGATGCTCGCCGAGGCGGTGCACTCGACGGCGGACTGCGGCAACCAGCTCCTGCTGCTGCTCGGGCTCAAGCTCTCGAAGCGCCCGCCGACGTCCGACTATCCGCTGGGGTACGGCAAGGAAACCTACTTCTGGTCCTTCATCGTGGCGCTCATGCTCTTCAGCGTGGGCGGCCTCTTCTCGGCGTACGAGGGCTGGCACAAGCTGCACGAGCCCGAGCCGCTCGGCTACCCGATGCTCGCCCTGGGCGTGCTTCTCTTCGGCATCGTCGCCGAGGGCTTCTCGATGTGGGGCTGCATCAAGGAAGTGAACAAGCTCCGCGGCGAAGACTCGCTGTGGCGGTGGTTCCGCACCTCGCGCAACTCCGAGCTGGTGGTGATCTTCGGCGAGGATCTCGCCGCCCTCCTCGGCCTCGTGCTGGCGTTCTGCGCCGTGCTTGCCACCTGGGTCACGGGCGATCCGATGTGGGACGCGCTGGGCGGCATCGCGATCGGCGTGCTGCTGATCGTGGTCGCGATCCTGGTCGGCATCGAGGTGAAGCAGATGCTCGTGGGCCAGGGCGTCGACGATCGCATCAAGAAGGAGATGATCGACTTCGTGTCTTCCCAGCCGCAGGTCGATCGCGTCCTCAACTTTCTTTCGATGCAGATGGGTCCGGAAGCGATGGTCGCGCTGAAGGTGAAGATGAAGCCGGCGGGCACGGACACGGCGCTGATCGACAACGTGAACGCGGTGGAGGCGAAGTTCCGCGAGCGTTTCCCGGACGTCGCGTTCCTGTTCATGGAACCGGACCACCACGACTGA
- a CDS encoding ATP-binding protein: MRFPGSIIWRILAVVVVALGVSQVISMYLLHENVTRPRQVAGIGAFVNHLKTIRAAMETIPPQSHDTFIAKIAERDGIRITPVRGDERATPAPDVPPVNVFRERMKQILGPESELYTRPTERRFFFIRFPAGGREYWIAFPRTRVQTDPVGALVGWGVAGILIALLAAFSIGLWLTRPLQRMARAAEAIGRGGDPEPIPEKGASEVRAVARALNQMKDDLRKQERDRATFLAGISHDLRTPLSRLRLETEMLGVAPETQHAMVSDIEDMNAIIDQFIDFARGEASEPLSNVNLAEVANGAKLRAERLGGQVEVEATPGLPPLRLRPLALQRAIDNLVGNALKHGAGPVVVRASRSDTGFMLSVLDRGSGIPDAMVERLKQPFTRRDEARSGQSGAGLGLAIADRIAVMHGGKLELLPREGGGLEARIVLPAV; this comes from the coding sequence ATGAGGTTTCCCGGCTCCATCATCTGGCGGATCCTCGCCGTGGTCGTCGTGGCGCTCGGCGTCTCGCAGGTCATTTCGATGTACCTGCTGCACGAGAACGTGACGCGCCCGCGGCAAGTGGCCGGCATCGGCGCGTTCGTGAATCATTTGAAGACGATCCGCGCGGCCATGGAGACCATCCCGCCGCAGTCGCACGATACGTTCATCGCCAAGATCGCCGAGCGCGACGGCATCCGCATCACGCCGGTGCGCGGCGACGAGCGCGCCACCCCCGCACCCGACGTGCCGCCGGTGAACGTCTTCCGCGAGCGCATGAAGCAGATCCTCGGGCCCGAGTCGGAGCTCTACACGCGCCCGACCGAGCGGCGCTTCTTCTTCATCCGCTTCCCGGCGGGCGGCCGCGAATACTGGATCGCCTTCCCGCGCACTCGCGTGCAGACCGATCCCGTCGGCGCCCTGGTCGGCTGGGGCGTGGCCGGCATCCTGATCGCGCTGCTCGCGGCGTTCTCGATCGGCCTCTGGCTCACGCGCCCGTTGCAACGCATGGCCCGCGCGGCCGAGGCGATCGGGCGAGGCGGCGATCCCGAGCCCATCCCCGAGAAAGGCGCGTCGGAAGTACGCGCCGTGGCCCGCGCGCTGAACCAGATGAAGGATGATCTGCGCAAGCAGGAGCGCGACCGCGCCACGTTCCTCGCGGGCATCTCGCACGACCTGCGCACGCCGCTCTCGCGCCTGCGCCTCGAAACGGAGATGCTCGGCGTCGCCCCGGAGACGCAACACGCGATGGTCTCCGACATCGAGGACATGAACGCGATCATCGACCAGTTCATCGACTTCGCACGCGGCGAAGCCTCGGAGCCGCTCTCCAACGTGAACCTCGCCGAAGTCGCGAACGGCGCCAAGCTCCGCGCCGAAAGGCTCGGCGGCCAGGTCGAGGTGGAAGCAACACCGGGGCTTCCACCGCTGCGCCTTCGTCCGCTTGCCCTGCAACGCGCCATCGACAATCTCGTCGGCAACGCGTTGAAGCACGGCGCGGGTCCTGTCGTCGTGCGCGCCTCGCGCTCCGACACCGGCTTCATGTTGAGCGTGCTCGACCGCGGATCGGGCATTCCCGATGCGATGGTGGAGCGCCTGAAGCAGCCCTTCACGCGGCGCGACGAGGCGAGGAGCGGCCAATCGGGCGCGGGCCTCGGGCTCGCGATCGCCGATCGCATCGCCGTCATGCACGGCGGCAAGCTCGAGCTGCTTCCGAGGGAGGGCGGCGGCCTCGAAGCGCGCATCGTTCTCCCCGCGGTCTGA
- the ompR gene encoding two-component system response regulator OmpR codes for MQTAQRQKVLVVDDDLRLRDLLKRYLTEQGFATDTVSDSPAMDRQLQRVRYDLMVLDLMLPGEDGLAICRRLRAGGATLPVIMLTAKGDDVDRIVGLEMGADDYLAKPFNPRELVARINAVLRRQGPAPVPGAPAGEPKAVAFGPFTLDLATRLLAKDGAPIALTTGEFSLLKVLVEHAREPMSRDKLMDLARGREHESFDRSIDVQVSRLRKLLEEDPKEPRYLQTVWGYGYVFVPDGTPQK; via the coding sequence ATGCAAACCGCACAACGACAGAAGGTGCTGGTGGTCGACGACGACCTGCGCCTGAGAGACCTCCTCAAGCGCTACCTCACCGAGCAGGGCTTCGCCACCGACACCGTGTCCGACTCGCCCGCGATGGACCGCCAGCTCCAGCGCGTCCGCTACGACCTGATGGTCCTGGACCTCATGCTCCCGGGCGAGGATGGCCTGGCCATCTGCCGGCGCCTCCGCGCGGGCGGCGCCACGCTGCCCGTGATCATGCTCACCGCCAAGGGTGACGATGTCGATCGCATCGTCGGCCTCGAGATGGGTGCGGACGACTACCTCGCCAAGCCCTTCAACCCGCGCGAGCTGGTCGCGCGCATCAACGCCGTGCTGCGCCGGCAGGGCCCGGCGCCGGTGCCCGGCGCGCCCGCGGGTGAGCCGAAGGCGGTCGCGTTCGGGCCGTTCACGCTCGACCTCGCCACGCGCCTGCTCGCCAAGGATGGCGCGCCCATCGCGCTCACCACGGGCGAGTTCTCGCTGCTGAAGGTGCTGGTCGAGCACGCGCGCGAGCCGATGTCGCGCGACAAGCTGATGGACTTGGCACGGGGCCGCGAGCACGAGAGCTTCGACCGCTCCATCGACGTCCAGGTCTCCCGCCTGCGCAAGCTCCTCGAGGAGGATCCGAAGGAGCCCCGCTACCTCCAGACCGTCTGGGGCTACGGCTACGTCTTCGTGCCCGACGGAACACCGCAGAAATGA
- a CDS encoding EF-hand domain-containing protein has translation MNKAIALAATLAATLSFSALAGDHGGRGDSLKKADANGDGMISRDEAKANPRLAKNFDAIDANKDGQISADEMRAFHAQRAGEHFKKMDTNGDGQISKAEAANAPRLAGHFDQIDTNKDGLLSKDELAAARAAHAKK, from the coding sequence ATGAACAAAGCCATTGCTCTTGCTGCAACCCTCGCTGCCACGCTGTCCTTCTCCGCCCTCGCGGGCGACCACGGCGGACGCGGCGATTCGCTGAAGAAAGCCGACGCCAACGGCGACGGCATGATCAGCCGCGACGAGGCGAAGGCCAACCCGCGCCTCGCCAAGAACTTCGACGCGATCGACGCCAACAAGGACGGCCAGATCAGCGCCGACGAAATGCGCGCCTTCCACGCCCAGCGCGCGGGCGAGCACTTCAAGAAGATGGACACGAACGGCGACGGCCAGATCAGCAAGGCCGAAGCCGCCAACGCGCCGCGCCTGGCCGGGCACTTCGACCAGATCGACACCAACAAGGACGGCCTGCTCTCGAAAGACGAGCTGGCGGCCGCCCGCGCTGCGCACGCCAAGAAGTAA
- a CDS encoding DUF1800 domain-containing protein, whose amino-acid sequence MRASKTPVLRGALFSFLLLVASAGASAQAIGYEGARHFLNRVGFGATDAEVRDFAALTRTQAVDRVLSGARREAAQPAPAFVDTPPMPFYKYRALSAEDRMRQQRLNVEQGLQLREWWLAEMIGTPSPLTEKMTLFWHNHFATSQQKVRNAQLMYRQNVLLRREALGNFGAMLHAVAKDPAMLIYLDNAGSRKLAPNENFAREVMELFTLGEGHGYREQDIKEAARAFTGWSLDRDTLEFMFRPAFHDRGEKTVLGKTGRFDGDQVLDILLARPETAEFLATKLWKEFVSPTPDPREVKRLGAVLRDARYEVKPLMRSMLASDAFWDPAQRAALIKSPVELVVGTLRTFEIQPATLRPAVLASAFLGQNPMSPPNVKGWPGGEAWINSATLLGRKQWMERIFRGSDTMVESPTMRAASDSTTMADTKKAVPDAAQGLEARYRRAMDRGMQTYAFDWDRWSRKLGKGTKVESLVLATAAVNAPPEGAEGAERLRALVNDPAYQLK is encoded by the coding sequence ATGCGCGCCTCGAAAACTCCTGTCCTTCGAGGCGCGCTTTTTTCTTTCCTGCTCCTCGTGGCATCCGCCGGCGCTTCCGCGCAGGCCATCGGCTACGAGGGCGCCCGCCATTTTCTGAACCGTGTCGGCTTCGGCGCCACCGATGCCGAGGTCCGCGATTTCGCGGCCCTCACCCGCACGCAGGCCGTCGACCGCGTGCTCTCCGGAGCGCGCCGCGAGGCCGCGCAACCCGCGCCCGCGTTCGTCGACACGCCGCCCATGCCGTTCTACAAGTACCGCGCTCTGAGTGCCGAGGACCGCATGCGCCAGCAGCGCCTCAACGTGGAGCAGGGCCTGCAGCTTCGCGAGTGGTGGCTGGCCGAGATGATAGGCACCCCGTCGCCGCTCACCGAGAAGATGACGCTCTTCTGGCACAACCACTTCGCCACCAGCCAGCAGAAGGTCCGCAACGCGCAATTGATGTATCGCCAGAACGTGCTGCTGCGCCGCGAGGCGCTCGGTAATTTCGGAGCGATGCTGCACGCCGTGGCCAAGGATCCGGCGATGCTGATCTATCTCGACAACGCCGGCAGCCGGAAGCTTGCGCCCAACGAGAACTTCGCACGCGAGGTGATGGAGCTCTTCACGCTCGGCGAGGGCCACGGTTATCGCGAGCAGGACATCAAGGAGGCAGCTCGTGCCTTCACCGGCTGGAGCCTTGATCGCGACACGCTCGAGTTCATGTTCCGCCCCGCATTCCACGACCGCGGCGAGAAGACCGTGCTCGGCAAGACCGGCCGCTTCGACGGCGACCAGGTGCTGGACATCCTGCTCGCCCGGCCCGAGACGGCGGAGTTCCTCGCCACCAAGCTGTGGAAGGAGTTCGTCTCCCCCACGCCCGACCCGCGCGAGGTGAAGCGGCTCGGCGCGGTGCTTCGCGATGCGCGCTATGAGGTGAAGCCGCTGATGCGCTCGATGCTCGCTTCGGACGCCTTCTGGGATCCGGCGCAGCGAGCGGCCCTGATCAAGTCGCCCGTCGAGCTCGTGGTCGGCACGCTCCGCACGTTCGAGATCCAGCCCGCAACGCTTCGGCCCGCGGTGCTTGCCTCCGCCTTCCTCGGCCAGAACCCGATGTCCCCGCCCAACGTGAAGGGCTGGCCCGGCGGCGAGGCGTGGATCAACTCCGCGACGCTGCTCGGCCGGAAGCAATGGATGGAGCGCATCTTCCGCGGGAGCGACACGATGGTGGAGTCCCCCACGATGCGTGCGGCTTCCGACTCGACGACGATGGCCGACACGAAGAAGGCCGTGCCGGATGCGGCCCAGGGCCTCGAGGCGCGCTACCGCCGCGCGATGGACCGCGGCATGCAGACCTACGCCTTCGACTGGGACCGCTGGTCGCGCAAGCTCGGCAAGGGCACGAAGGTCGAATCGCTCGTGCTCGCCACCGCCGCGGTCAACGCACCGCCCGAAGGCGCGGAAGGCGCGGAGCGCTTGCGTGCGCTCGTCAACGATCCGGCTTACCAGCTCAAATGA